The segment GCCTTTCCGTAATTGCGCCAGGCTCCCGCGGAAACCTTCAAACCGCCGCGGCCCCAGACCGGCGCGTATTCCGCGCGGACGTCCTGGAAGCGCGCGGAATGCAGGAAGCGGAGGAAATAATCATCCTGGAAGCTGAAGGCATCGATGCGGCCGGCTTGCATCAGATCGAAGGCCGCCGCGTCCTTGAACAGGTCGTCCTCCGTGGCCGTGGCGACGTCCTGGTCGGACCAATAATATTGGTGTATAAAGCGGAGGTCCTTCCAGGCCAGGCGCAGGCGGGACTCGGCGCTCGAGAAAGGTTCGCGCGGGACGCCGCTCGTGACCACCGGATAGATGTAACGGAACCTGCCCGTCAGGGAGACCGGCTGGAAGCCGTCCCTCCCGGCCGCGCCCAGGCCCAGGCGCAGGTTTTCGATGAAATCGATCGACTTGAGGGAGTCCGGCGGCGTATCGCTTAGGCCATCGGCACCATGGAACAGGACCAGGCTATCCGATTCCAATATGGATTCGCTCCGGAAATGCGGCGAAGGGCGCAGGTCCAGGAATCCCTGCAGCAGATGACGTCGATAGCGGATGGGAAAGGGAAGCGCTCCCATGGCATCGGCCGCGGAGGTTTGGAACGGCATTCCCATATCGGCCTGGGTATAGGTATAACCCAGGCCTAACCGCATTGGCCAAGGGTAGATGGGGGCGATCGCGAAATTCCAGGCGAATCCCGGCCGGTTCCCTCCCAGCAAGGCGCCCACTTCGGCTTCGACGGGGATGTAGAAAGGCTCGCTCCACAACAGGCTGCCGAAAACTTCCGGCGGCCGCTCCCGCATGTCGTCGCCCGCCACCAAGGCGTTCCACCCGGCCCGGAACCGAAGCTTGGATCTTTCGCGCGCATCGAAAACGAGCAAGGCTTTTTCTTCCGCATTGCCTTTAGCCCATTCCACGTCCAGATCGCTGTAGTAGCCGGAACCGGTCAAGGCTTCAATGGCCTCTTCCCCCGAGCTGTCCCCTTCCCCGCTTTCGGAAACGCGTAGGATGTCGAGGAGCAACTGGTGTCCGCCCGGGGCCAGTGGATTGACTGACATCCGGTTCAGGCTCAAGTTCCCTTCGCCCGTGGCATGCGCCGCCGCCGGCGCGGTTGCAGGAGCGGCGGATAGAGCGGTCTTCAAGACGTCCATCGAGCGCAAGGCCGACGTGTAACCGAGATCGATCCAACGGGCTGGATCTGCCTCATCGGCGTCGAATCCGGGGCCGGGATCGAGTTCGATCCGGAGCGCCCGGGCCGCAAGCCCGTTCGGGGAAACCTCCGCGTCCTGGGCCTCCGCCATGGCCTTGGCGCGCAGGGCCAAGGAATCGGTCCAAGGCAGAGCCGAAGATTGCAATGCGGGCGGCCGCAGGCGCCGACCCGGCTCGATGAGGATGATGCGATCGCAGGCGAAGGGCAGTTTCGAAGTCATGACCGCATGTCCGGTAAGCAGGGATCCGGAGGCGCAGGGCCATAGCCTGGGCCGTTGCCGGACCGCATCGGCGGGAAGCAAGGAACCCTTCAAAATGGTTTGCAGGCTGCCCTCGGTGAGCACCGCTTCCTGGGCCGCATTCAAATCGGAAACCTGCACGGCCAATCGGCGGGGCGTTGTCTTCAGGTCTTCCACCGGTCCCGCGGGGCCATCATGGGTCAAGCGGGCGATGGCCCAGGATAGGTGCAGGTATTCGCCCGGATCCTCGCCGGCGACCTCGTTCCATTTCAACGCGCGCGCCTGTAAGGCATCCACGCTCAAGGGCACGTCCCATTGGGGGGGATCCCTGCCGTCGGGAAGGTAGGCCCGTTCCTCTATCGCCCGCTTGGCGGGAAAAGGGCGGAGCAAGGGTTCCAAGGGATTGGCCCGGAACCAGGATTCCATGGCTCCGGCATCGTACCCCAAGGCCCAGGCCGCGCCCACGGCCACGGCTTTGGATTCGGCCAAGATGGCGTCAGGCGCCAAGCCGTATTGCTCCAACGCCTTCAGCACTCCGATATAAGCGTAAACCAACTTGCTGTCGGCGCTCAGGAAGAGAACGGCGCGATAATGGGGCGGTTCCGAACGGGTTCGCGTCGGCCCGGGACGGGGCCGGGCGGAATCCTGTGGATTCCGGGCGGAATCCCGTGGGTTCCGGTCGGAATCCAGCGGCGCAGGAGGTAACACGCGGGGAACGGTATCCGGGCGGGATGCGGTGTCCGCGTTGGGCGACGAAGTGTCGAGGAAAACGAAGGCGCGCGCGGGCAAGCACGTAGCCAGGATCCCCGCAGCCAAGGCCGCCACGCGGGCGAAACGGTTGCGGCCGGATTGCGGCTGCGTGGCGCGCGGGAAAAAGGATGGCATGGCGTGTCCCAATATCATACCAAATCGGCGCATGACCAAGCGCTTTTTTATAGTTTAAGGCCAGGCCACGACGAAGCCGACCGCATGCCCGCCCTCCTCGCCTACATCACCGCTCCGGATCGAACCGAAGCCCTTCGCATCGGGAAAGCCCTGCTCGAAGCGCGCTTGGCCGCTTGCATCAACGTGATCGATGGCATGCTCTCCATGTACTGGTGGCAAGGGAAACTCGAAGAAGCGCAGGAGTGCGTTCTGCTCGTTAAGACCAGCGACTCCCGCCGGGAAGAACTCGTCGCCATGGTGCGCGATCTCCACGGATACGAGGTGCCATGCGTGGTGTTCTGGCCCTTGGCCGGAGGGAATCCGGAGTACCTCGCTTGGATCGAGAAGGAGTGCGGCGGTGCCTAGGTTGTTCATCGCCCTGGCTTTTCCCGAAGCCGTAAAGGAAAAGCTTTCCGGGATCTCCGCCGGGATCCCCGGCGCCGATTGGGTGGAACCGCAACAATACCATCTTACCTTGCGCTTTCTAGGGGAAGTGGACGGGCCGGTTTTCCTGGATCTGCGCGAAGGCCTCATGTCCCTATCGGCGCGCTCCTTTTACCTGGGCT is part of the Fibrobacterota bacterium genome and harbors:
- a CDS encoding divalent-cation tolerance protein CutA, translated to MPALLAYITAPDRTEALRIGKALLEARLAACINVIDGMLSMYWWQGKLEEAQECVLLVKTSDSRREELVAMVRDLHGYEVPCVVFWPLAGGNPEYLAWIEKECGGA